One genomic segment of Gopherus flavomarginatus isolate rGopFla2 chromosome 11, rGopFla2.mat.asm, whole genome shotgun sequence includes these proteins:
- the LOC127031291 gene encoding olfactory receptor 14I1-like: MSNQTTVTEFLLLGFSDVRELQILHVVVFLVIYLATLIGKLLIITAVALDPHLHTLMYFFLINMSILDLGSISAIVPKSMANSLLNTRSISYAGCIAQVFLFVFFAAANITLLIVMAYDRYIAICQPLDYDRVMNRDACVQMAASAWITGIIYSALHTGNIFRLPFYQLNVINQFFCEIPQLLKLTCSDSHLSEVGILGFSACLILSCFALIIVSYVHIFMTVLRIPSEQG, encoded by the coding sequence atgtccaaccaaaccacagtgaccgagttccttctcctgggattctctgatgtcCGAGAGCTGCAGATTTTACATGTTGTGGTGTTTCTGGTGATTTACCTGGCAACCTTAATTGGGAAACTTCTCATCATCACAGCTGTAGCTCTTGACCCCCATCTTCACACTCTCATGTATTTTTTCCTGATTAATATGTCTATCCTAGACCTTGGATCCATCTCTGCCAttgtccccaaatccatggccaactCCTTATTGAACACTAGGTCAATTTCCTATGCTGGATGCATTGCCCAAGTCTTTCTCTTTGTCTTCTTTGCAGCAGCCAATATCACTTTACTCATTGTCATGGCGTACGACCGATACAttgccatctgccaaccactggaCTATGACAGAGTGATGAACAGggatgcttgtgtccaaatggcagccagtgcctggattaCTGGTATTATCTACTCTGCCTTGCACACTGGGAACATCTTCAGGTTACCATTCTACCAGTTGAATGTCATcaaccagttcttctgtgaaatcccccagctaCTCAAACTCACTTGCTCTGATTCACACCTCAGTGAAGTTGGCATTCTTGGCTTTAGTGCATGCTTGATATTAAGCTGCTTTGCTTTAataattgtgtcatatgttcaCATCTTCATGacagtgctgagaatcccctctgagcagggctgA